The Streptomyces sp. NBC_01142 genomic interval CCGTCTCGGTCCAGCCCGTCGCGCCGCCGCGGTCGATCCGCACCAGATTGCCGGGGAACTGCTCCGGGCCGGTGGGCCGTTGTGTCCCGCCGTCACCGACGATCAGGGTTCCGTCGCTCCGTACGAGCAGCGAGAGCGGCTCCACCACCGTGTGCAGCGCCGTGGCCGCCGAACTCACCGGGGACAGCTTGACCGTGATCACCTTGGGCACCGAACTCGACGGCGGGCCGAAGCCGCGGTCGAGCACCAGCAGATCCCCGTTACCGTCGACGCACATGGCCACCGGCCACAGGGGGGTGCCCGCGGTGGCCAGCGAGGTGACCAGGGCCGCCGGACGGTCGGTATACGGCGCCTCCACGGCGTAGAGCTTCCCGGAACGGTCCAGCGCGTACAGGGTTTCGGGCCGCTCGTCCCGGGCCGGCCGTACCGTCACCGCCACGACCCGGGTCAGCGGCAGCGTGGCGGCGGCGACAGGGACCGGCTTGGGGGGCGAGCCCGCCAGTTCGTAGTGGCCCGCCGCGCCGATCCGCCACACCCGGCTCGGCAGCACCGGGGTGACGCCGTCGGGGGTGCCCGAGTCGCCGAGGAAGACGCTCCCGTCGGGGGCGGTGGCCACACAGGTGGGGCGCAGCAGCCCTTCCGCCCAGACCGTGCCGTCCGGGGCGAGGACCGGGCCCTGGGTCACGAGGGCGGCGACCGGGGTGGCGGCGGCGGTGGCGACAGGGGCGGTGACGAGCGTGGTCCGTGCTGTTCCGGGGGTGAGGGTCAGCACCCGGCTGCCGTCGTCCAGGGCGACCCGGGGTCTGAGCCGGCTCACCGCGTACAGATCCAGATAGGTGCTCAGCCCGGCCTTCAGGCCGCGCAGTCGGTAGATCCGGGCGATCTCGGAGGTCACTTTGCGCCGCTGGTACTCGTCCCAGAGCTGTTGGCCCTGCAGCGTCGGGAACTCAAGGGCGACCCAGGAGGCGAGCCAGGGCAGGAACCGTTCGGGCGTCTGCCAGGCATCGAACAGCCGGTCGAGGCGGGCGATCTGATCCGTGATCGGCGCGTGGGTGTGATCGCCGTGCGGGATGGTGACGCCGTCCGCGACGCCGGTCAGGATCTTCTCGAAGACGAGCAGGGCCCTGCCCAGCGAGAACTCCGGGGCGTCGGGCTCGTTCTCCCAGAGCACGGGCGGGAGATGACGCAGATAACTGCTCTTCCCGGGGTTCCCCTCCGGCACGGCAGGTCCAGCGGTCACAGTGTTGCCTCCTCCCTCGGGCCTCTCCGGCTCAGCTGTTCGACACCGTCGGCGTGACCAGATGGGCGCTGTCGGCGGCGGCGCACACCAGCTCGTAGTCGGCCAGCCGGACGGAGGCCGCGAAATCCGTGAGCGCCAGGGGCCGTTCCCGCTCGGGCTGGTAGTTGCCGGCCGTGCCGGCCGGGTTCAGCGGTGGGAAGTGGTAGGCGGGGATGTCGGGTTTGACCCGGAGGGTCGCGAGATAGCCGAGGTCGTCGGGCGGCCGGACAGCCTGGAACAGATCCGAACCGAAGACATGCTGTCCCACCTGCCAGCCCGAGCCCGACGGGCCGCCCCGGACCGGGTGCAGAAAGGCGTTGATCTTCCGTAGGGTGTCCTTCCTGATCTCTTCCAGGTCCGCGCCCGCGTCGGCCGCCTGCTTCCACACCACGATGCTCGCCTCGACGACGACCGGCAGATAGCGCGGCCCGTGCACCTCGA includes:
- a CDS encoding phage tail protein, coding for MTAGPAVPEGNPGKSSYLRHLPPVLWENEPDAPEFSLGRALLVFEKILTGVADGVTIPHGDHTHAPITDQIARLDRLFDAWQTPERFLPWLASWVALEFPTLQGQQLWDEYQRRKVTSEIARIYRLRGLKAGLSTYLDLYAVSRLRPRVALDDGSRVLTLTPGTARTTLVTAPVATAAATPVAALVTQGPVLAPDGTVWAEGLLRPTCVATAPDGSVFLGDSGTPDGVTPVLPSRVWRIGAAGHYELAGSPPKPVPVAAATLPLTRVVAVTVRPARDERPETLYALDRSGKLYAVEAPYTDRPAALVTSLATAGTPLWPVAMCVDGNGDLLVLDRGFGPPSSSVPKVITVKLSPVSSAATALHTVVEPLSLLVRSDGTLIVGDGGTQRPTGPEQFPGNLVRIDRGGATGWTETALLSSANPLVAPAAVTEDAEGLLYVLDTGLKPLLPPAGDPFVLKVAEPAAVLRVDPGAASPAATRITEPGGFVHPTGMAADGGRLIVCDPGQPDVPGQQTFWSRVRPYQFDVVIHFTESRLPDEGPARTKARRQAVGDIRTIVEQNKPAHTLSVFVK